In Janibacter sp. CX7, a single genomic region encodes these proteins:
- a CDS encoding glycosyltransferase family 4 protein, translated as MGKGRPRRVALVASSFHPHTGGVETHVRQVARELASAGTAVEVWTVDRGEHLGTTTVDGITVRYLPTPLPARRLSSLVRLAGTLPRAALRWREASASFEPDVLHVQCFGPNGVYALALHRLTGTPLVVTSHGETFADDHGVYDRSALLRKALRAAIVRAQTVTAPTEFVLEGLRARFGLDGGVVVPNGIERQAPPAEAVELPAGRPLVVAVGRVERMKGFDLLLDVLTQPGLEHVHVAIGGTGSQITALREQARAAGTADRVHLLGELSPGQVAAAMAAADAVVVPSRHEAFGIVALEAWRAGTPLIGTVNGGMPEFVTDGVDGLLIDPREPDALAAVLSRVLVDRELTRRLTAAGKGAAQRLTWGQVTRQYVHLYESARSDRTGRPDH; from the coding sequence GTGGGCAAGGGTAGGCCGAGACGTGTGGCGTTGGTGGCTTCGTCCTTCCACCCCCACACAGGCGGCGTCGAGACCCACGTCCGGCAGGTTGCCCGCGAGCTCGCCAGCGCGGGAACCGCTGTCGAGGTGTGGACCGTCGATCGGGGCGAACATCTCGGGACGACGACGGTCGACGGCATCACCGTGCGCTACCTGCCCACACCCCTGCCGGCTCGACGTCTCTCGTCCCTCGTGCGGCTGGCCGGCACTCTTCCACGGGCAGCACTCCGGTGGCGGGAGGCGAGCGCGTCCTTCGAGCCCGACGTCCTGCACGTGCAGTGCTTCGGGCCCAATGGTGTGTACGCGCTGGCGCTTCACCGACTGACGGGTACGCCGCTCGTCGTCACCTCGCACGGGGAGACCTTCGCCGACGACCACGGCGTCTACGACCGTTCGGCTCTGCTGCGCAAGGCTCTACGTGCGGCGATCGTGAGGGCCCAGACCGTCACGGCGCCCACGGAGTTCGTGCTCGAGGGTCTGCGCGCGCGCTTCGGCCTCGACGGGGGTGTCGTCGTGCCCAACGGGATCGAGCGCCAGGCGCCGCCCGCGGAAGCGGTGGAACTCCCCGCCGGTCGACCGCTCGTGGTGGCCGTGGGGCGAGTCGAACGGATGAAGGGCTTCGACCTTCTCCTCGACGTGCTGACGCAGCCGGGACTCGAGCACGTGCACGTGGCCATCGGGGGAACGGGCTCGCAGATCACGGCCCTTCGCGAGCAGGCTCGGGCGGCAGGCACTGCTGACCGCGTACACCTGCTGGGAGAACTGAGTCCGGGGCAGGTCGCGGCGGCCATGGCAGCCGCCGACGCGGTGGTCGTGCCGAGTCGGCATGAGGCCTTCGGAATTGTTGCGCTTGAGGCGTGGCGGGCCGGCACACCACTCATCGGCACAGTCAATGGAGGAATGCCGGAATTCGTCACGGATGGTGTTGACGGACTTCTGATCGATCCTCGGGAGCCAGATGCACTGGCGGCAGTTCTCTCGCGAGTTCTCGTCGACAGAGAGCTGACTCGCCGCCTGACGGCAGCCGGGAAGGGCGCTGCGCAACGTCTGACGTGGGGGCAGGTGACCCGACAATACGTACACCTGTATGAGTCGGCGAGGTCCGACCGCACTGGCCGACCTGACCACTGA
- a CDS encoding glycosyltransferase family 1 protein, which yields MPHLTVARVAAESLLGTGVYERQVSARAADALPDHWTTDEVRVRSLRSPLEGTHRLPLSRVATAPRVVRSIVGRTIYPRDAVVHRMRLELPPGPRDVITLHDVVAWKFGDESAPVAAAVEEIRRAAAVVCVSAFSAGEAVDLLGIDTPHVIHHGVDTRFIDAQAASRAELRDLGITTPFVLTTGGASERKNLAGLAGAWADVAKARPDLSLVLTGPPHPRRTSLFAGLPRVVLAGLVDDAVVPGLMAAAEAVVVPSLYEGFGFPALEGMAAGTLVVAARTSSLPEVVGDGALLVDPTPDGIAQGIVDATSDDPETHRLAARGRERASEFTWERSLRAHAQVWASVAG from the coding sequence GTGCCGCACCTCACCGTTGCCCGCGTCGCCGCCGAGTCCCTCCTCGGGACCGGGGTCTACGAGCGTCAGGTGTCTGCTCGGGCCGCCGACGCGCTGCCCGACCACTGGACCACCGACGAGGTCCGGGTGCGGTCACTGCGCTCACCTCTCGAGGGGACTCACCGGCTCCCGCTGTCTCGCGTCGCCACCGCGCCACGGGTCGTCCGCTCGATCGTGGGCCGCACGATCTACCCCCGCGACGCGGTCGTCCACCGGATGCGTCTGGAGCTGCCGCCGGGCCCTCGTGACGTCATCACCCTCCACGACGTCGTGGCGTGGAAGTTCGGCGACGAGTCCGCCCCCGTGGCCGCTGCCGTCGAGGAGATCCGGCGCGCCGCAGCCGTGGTCTGCGTGTCCGCGTTCAGCGCCGGCGAGGCCGTCGACCTCCTTGGCATCGACACACCCCACGTCATCCACCACGGCGTCGACACGCGGTTCATCGACGCCCAGGCAGCCAGCAGGGCCGAGCTCCGGGACCTGGGCATCACCACCCCCTTCGTCCTGACAACCGGCGGCGCCTCCGAGCGCAAGAACCTCGCCGGACTCGCCGGGGCCTGGGCCGACGTCGCCAAAGCTCGCCCCGACCTGTCCCTCGTCCTGACCGGCCCGCCCCACCCGCGGCGGACGTCTCTCTTCGCGGGGCTTCCCCGAGTGGTGCTCGCCGGCCTTGTCGACGACGCTGTCGTCCCCGGGCTCATGGCGGCTGCCGAGGCCGTCGTCGTTCCATCCCTCTACGAGGGCTTCGGCTTCCCTGCTCTCGAGGGCATGGCCGCCGGGACGCTGGTCGTCGCGGCCCGCACCAGCTCACTCCCCGAGGTCGTCGGCGACGGAGCGCTCCTCGTCGATCCCACCCCCGACGGCATCGCGCAGGGGATCGTGGACGCCACGTCGGACGATCCGGAGACGCACCGCCTGGCTGCCCGCGGTCGGGAGCGAGCCAGCGAATTCACCTGGGAGCGGAGCCTGCGCGCCCACGCCCAGGTCTGGGCCTCGGTCGCCGGCTGA
- a CDS encoding UDP-glucuronic acid decarboxylase family protein — translation MTAGLVEAMVPKRVMVTGGAGFIGSHITERLLGQGHEVLVVDNYYSSTRRNLTHLLDHPSLEVMRHDVTFPLYVEVDEIYHLACPASPIFYQRDPVQTTKTSVHGSINMLGLAKRTKAKILLSSTSEVYGDPQVHPQTEDYWGNVNPIGIRSCYDEGKRCAETLFFDYRRQHDLAIKVARIFNTYGPRMQPDDGRVVSNFIVQALAGEPLTIYGDGSQTRSFCFVDDLVDGLMALMATPHEVTGPINIGNPVEFTMIELAELVLELTGSSSQIEHRPLPQDDPTRRRPDIGQAQSVLGWEPRTRLREGLERTIAHFTESAKV, via the coding sequence GTGACTGCAGGACTGGTGGAGGCGATGGTGCCCAAGCGGGTCATGGTGACCGGAGGAGCCGGCTTCATCGGCTCGCACATCACCGAGCGGCTCCTCGGCCAGGGGCACGAGGTGCTCGTCGTCGACAACTACTACTCGAGCACCCGGCGCAACCTCACGCACCTGCTCGACCACCCGAGCCTCGAGGTCATGCGGCACGACGTGACCTTCCCCCTCTACGTCGAGGTCGACGAGATCTACCACCTCGCCTGCCCGGCGAGCCCGATCTTCTACCAGCGTGACCCCGTCCAGACGACGAAGACGAGCGTCCACGGCTCGATCAACATGCTCGGTCTGGCCAAGCGGACCAAGGCGAAGATCCTGCTGTCGTCGACCTCGGAGGTCTACGGCGACCCGCAGGTGCACCCGCAGACCGAGGACTACTGGGGCAACGTCAACCCCATCGGCATCCGCTCCTGCTACGACGAGGGCAAGCGCTGTGCGGAGACGCTCTTCTTCGACTACCGCCGCCAGCACGACCTCGCGATCAAGGTCGCGCGCATCTTCAACACCTATGGCCCGCGCATGCAGCCGGACGACGGCCGGGTGGTCTCCAACTTCATCGTCCAGGCCCTCGCCGGTGAGCCGCTGACCATCTACGGCGACGGCAGCCAGACCCGCTCCTTCTGCTTCGTCGACGACCTCGTCGACGGGCTCATGGCGCTCATGGCGACGCCGCACGAGGTCACCGGGCCGATCAACATCGGCAACCCCGTCGAGTTCACGATGATCGAGCTCGCCGAGCTCGTCCTCGAGCTCACCGGCAGCAGCTCGCAGATCGAGCACCGGCCCCTGCCCCAGGACGACCCGACACGTCGCCGCCCCGACATCGGCCAGGCTCAGTCGGTTCTCGGGTGGGAGCCGCGGACCCGCCTGCGTGAGGGGCTGGAGCGGACGATCGCGCATTTCACGGAGTCGGCGAAGGTCTGA
- a CDS encoding phosphatase PAP2 family protein has protein sequence MDEGVVQRPGRLAAGCVVGLVLVYVTAVLTVPGQWLDDEVFGLAQDLPFAPLRPILPTLGRRVVPAVGLAVVAGVGVWALMVRRWMQVGRAVAVVVLGVALARGLRVVLPRPDHGYSYDANTLPSTHVALVAACVVAVLIMWPTHRPGWLALVGTALVWVACVGSVFGYAHRPSDVVASVLLVGAVACAVLAVPTPEVPEGTPVSTRPEGGRRIR, from the coding sequence GTGGACGAGGGGGTCGTGCAGCGCCCGGGGAGGCTTGCCGCGGGGTGCGTCGTCGGGCTGGTCCTCGTCTACGTGACGGCCGTGCTCACCGTGCCGGGCCAGTGGCTGGACGACGAGGTCTTCGGCCTCGCCCAGGACCTCCCCTTCGCCCCGCTGCGGCCGATCCTGCCAACACTCGGCCGGCGGGTCGTGCCGGCTGTGGGGCTGGCCGTCGTCGCGGGTGTCGGGGTGTGGGCCCTGATGGTGCGTCGGTGGATGCAGGTCGGCCGAGCGGTCGCCGTCGTCGTCCTGGGCGTCGCCCTCGCCCGCGGCCTGCGGGTCGTGCTGCCACGACCCGACCACGGCTACTCCTACGACGCCAACACGCTCCCTTCGACGCATGTGGCCCTCGTGGCGGCCTGCGTGGTGGCCGTGCTCATCATGTGGCCCACCCATCGCCCCGGCTGGCTGGCGCTGGTGGGCACGGCTCTCGTGTGGGTGGCCTGCGTCGGCAGCGTCTTCGGGTACGCGCACCGGCCGAGCGACGTCGTGGCCTCGGTCCTGCTCGTCGGAGCCGTCGCGTGCGCGGTTCTGGCCGTGCCCACGCCGGAGGTGCCCGAGGGCACTCCCGTCTCCACCCGGCCGGAAGGGGGCAGACGGATACGCTGA
- a CDS encoding polysaccharide biosynthesis tyrosine autokinase, with the protein MQFSELLGVIRQRWRLIVACVVLAVAAAVAVTLTTTPVYEAQARIYMSAERTSGSSNGSVFVLTSEDLDTYVSILDTPAVLGPLRRELGLEPGHPIQVSAQTSGSTSILNITARASDGEEAADVANEVGPQLGKVAGEFSTLLKSSGQKVVSTPIQPATAPSRPVSPDPVRNIGLGLLAGLVLGLGLAFIRHALDTKVRGEEDIRAHSDAPMLAGLPLESRGSKRGLISVEEDPHGRHAEAVRRLRTNLMFVDVTTGRHSFVVTSAVPGEGKTTTAVNLALAMADSGRRTLLVDADLRNPSVAKTLGMEGSVGLTTVLLGDADVHDVIQTWGSAGMDVLPAGAIPPNPSELLGSAPMEALLTRLVQEYDFVLIDSPPVVPVIDAVVIERLTGGLLMVVGVDRTKKKDLTAALKQLGTVGAHVSGFARNFVVSKGSDYRYGYHSYEEQVTKDRRSARREQVKSRAKSRQRAGSRS; encoded by the coding sequence GTGCAGTTCAGCGAGTTGTTGGGCGTCATCAGGCAGCGGTGGCGGCTCATCGTCGCGTGTGTCGTGCTCGCCGTGGCCGCGGCGGTCGCGGTGACCCTCACGACCACCCCCGTCTACGAGGCACAGGCGCGGATCTACATGAGCGCCGAGCGCACGAGCGGGAGCTCCAACGGCAGTGTCTTCGTCCTCACCTCCGAGGACCTCGACACCTATGTCTCGATCCTCGACACCCCGGCGGTCCTCGGCCCGCTGCGCAGGGAGCTCGGCCTCGAGCCCGGCCACCCCATCCAGGTGAGCGCCCAGACCTCCGGCTCGACGTCGATCCTCAACATCACCGCGCGCGCCTCCGACGGGGAGGAGGCTGCGGACGTGGCCAACGAGGTCGGCCCGCAGCTCGGCAAGGTCGCCGGCGAGTTCTCCACCCTGCTGAAGTCGTCGGGGCAGAAGGTCGTCTCGACGCCGATCCAGCCGGCGACCGCGCCCTCGCGACCCGTCTCCCCGGACCCCGTGCGCAACATCGGCCTCGGCCTGCTCGCCGGGCTCGTCCTCGGCCTGGGGCTCGCCTTCATCCGCCACGCCCTCGACACCAAGGTCCGTGGGGAGGAGGACATCCGGGCGCACTCGGACGCGCCGATGCTCGCGGGGCTGCCCCTCGAGAGCCGCGGGTCCAAGCGCGGCCTGATCAGCGTCGAGGAGGACCCCCACGGGCGGCACGCCGAGGCCGTGCGCCGCCTGCGCACCAACCTGATGTTCGTCGACGTCACGACCGGCCGGCACTCCTTCGTCGTCACCTCGGCGGTGCCCGGCGAGGGCAAGACGACGACGGCGGTCAACCTCGCGCTCGCGATGGCCGACTCGGGCCGCCGCACCCTGCTCGTCGACGCCGACCTGCGCAACCCGTCGGTCGCCAAGACCCTCGGCATGGAGGGCAGCGTCGGCCTGACGACCGTGCTCCTCGGCGATGCCGACGTCCACGACGTCATCCAGACCTGGGGCAGCGCGGGCATGGACGTGCTGCCCGCAGGCGCGATCCCGCCCAACCCGAGCGAGCTCCTCGGCTCCGCGCCGATGGAGGCACTGCTCACGCGCCTGGTGCAGGAGTACGACTTCGTGCTCATCGACTCACCGCCGGTCGTGCCGGTCATCGACGCGGTCGTCATCGAGCGCCTCACCGGCGGCCTGCTCATGGTCGTCGGTGTCGACCGGACGAAGAAGAAAGACCTCACCGCGGCGCTCAAGCAGCTGGGCACCGTCGGTGCCCACGTGTCCGGCTTCGCGCGCAACTTCGTCGTGAGCAAGGGCAGCGACTACCGCTACGGCTACCACTCCTACGAGGAGCAGGTCACCAAGGACCGGCGCAGCGCACGGCGCGAGCAGGTCAAGTCGCGGGCGAAGTCGCGCCAGCGGGCCGGCTCTCGTTCCTGA
- a CDS encoding glycosyltransferase: MRVLRISHSGVVDAWRERERVTRRLGHEVTSVTAQVWDEGGRDVPLEPRPGEDVVGVRTLGRHPALFVYDPLPLWRLLGQDWDVLDLHEEPFALATAEVLLLRALRRSRAPYCLYSAQNIDKRYPIPFRWLERWSLRHAAAVSACNAQAAEIVTRKGLGGRAVVIGLGIDPETFSPGPARPPSPTGTIRVGYAGRLAAHKGVDVLLEAAAADPRLHVAIAGAGPQEEDLRRRAGAPDLAGRVELLGPVDKAALPDFYRGLDVLAVPSLTTPGWIEQFGRVVVEAMACGTPVVASDSGALPDVVRGAGLLVPPGDPAALAEALGRAGTDPDLSATMRSEGIARAREFDWDVIGGDYVELYEDMAARGPDTPTGPPEVVVVAYHRPDLVRESLTQIAHLPVTVVDNSSDPEVRAVCEDVGVRYLDPGRNGGFAAGVNRALADRAVPGADVLLLNPDAVIDEAGIRELHTALRADPRLASVGPRQVDGEGHPGRVAWPFPTPWGAVVEAVGLGRLRRAEDFVIGSVLLLRAEALEQVGGLDESFFLYAEETDWARRAADLGWRHALVPTVTAQHLGGATSSDSTLRETYFHASQERYHRKHFGASGWAVTRAAVIVGSAIRWLVLRGQRGHDAKARLVRYVRGPLRLEQSVRRERAS, from the coding sequence GTGCGCGTCCTGCGGATCTCCCACAGCGGTGTCGTGGATGCCTGGCGTGAGCGCGAGCGGGTCACGCGCCGCCTCGGCCACGAGGTCACGTCGGTCACGGCGCAGGTCTGGGACGAAGGGGGGCGCGACGTCCCCCTCGAGCCCCGTCCGGGCGAGGACGTGGTCGGTGTGCGCACCTTGGGCCGTCACCCCGCCCTCTTCGTCTACGACCCCCTCCCCCTGTGGCGGCTGCTCGGGCAGGACTGGGACGTGCTCGACCTGCACGAGGAGCCCTTCGCCCTCGCCACGGCCGAGGTGCTGCTGCTGCGGGCCCTGAGGCGGTCCCGCGCGCCCTACTGCCTCTACTCGGCGCAGAACATCGACAAGCGCTACCCGATCCCCTTCCGCTGGCTGGAGCGCTGGTCGCTGCGCCACGCCGCCGCGGTGAGCGCATGCAACGCGCAGGCGGCCGAGATCGTCACCCGCAAGGGGCTCGGCGGTCGTGCCGTCGTCATCGGCCTGGGCATCGACCCCGAGACCTTCTCCCCCGGACCGGCGCGACCCCCTTCGCCCACCGGAACCATCCGGGTCGGCTACGCCGGGCGGCTCGCGGCCCACAAGGGCGTTGACGTGCTGCTCGAGGCGGCCGCTGCCGACCCGCGGCTGCACGTGGCGATCGCGGGCGCGGGTCCCCAGGAGGAGGACCTGCGCCGACGGGCGGGGGCCCCCGACCTGGCGGGCCGTGTCGAGCTGCTCGGCCCGGTCGACAAGGCGGCGCTGCCCGACTTCTACCGCGGGCTCGATGTCCTCGCGGTGCCCTCGCTGACGACCCCGGGCTGGATCGAGCAGTTCGGCCGGGTGGTTGTCGAGGCGATGGCCTGCGGCACCCCGGTGGTCGCCAGCGACAGCGGCGCCCTGCCCGACGTGGTGCGCGGCGCCGGCCTGCTCGTCCCGCCCGGCGACCCGGCCGCCCTGGCCGAGGCGCTCGGACGTGCTGGCACCGACCCCGACCTGTCGGCCACAATGCGCTCGGAGGGGATCGCGCGAGCGCGCGAATTCGACTGGGACGTGATCGGGGGGGACTACGTGGAGCTGTACGAGGACATGGCGGCGCGCGGTCCTGACACGCCCACCGGCCCCCCGGAGGTCGTCGTCGTCGCCTACCACCGGCCCGACCTCGTGCGCGAGAGCCTCACCCAGATCGCGCACCTGCCCGTCACGGTCGTCGACAACTCGTCCGACCCCGAGGTTCGCGCGGTCTGCGAGGACGTGGGCGTGCGCTACCTCGACCCGGGCCGCAACGGTGGCTTCGCAGCCGGCGTCAACCGCGCCCTCGCTGACCGTGCCGTGCCCGGAGCGGACGTGCTCCTGCTCAACCCGGATGCGGTGATCGACGAGGCCGGCATCCGCGAGCTGCACACCGCCCTTCGCGCCGACCCGCGGCTGGCCAGTGTCGGCCCGCGACAGGTCGACGGCGAGGGCCATCCCGGCCGCGTCGCCTGGCCCTTCCCGACGCCGTGGGGTGCGGTCGTCGAGGCCGTCGGCCTGGGCCGGCTGCGGCGGGCCGAGGACTTCGTCATCGGGTCCGTCCTGCTCCTGCGGGCCGAGGCACTGGAGCAGGTCGGTGGCCTCGACGAGTCCTTCTTCCTCTACGCCGAGGAGACCGACTGGGCGAGACGTGCCGCCGACCTCGGGTGGCGCCACGCGCTCGTGCCCACCGTCACCGCCCAGCACCTCGGCGGCGCCACGAGCTCCGACTCGACGCTGCGTGAGACCTACTTCCACGCCTCGCAGGAGCGCTACCACCGCAAGCACTTCGGTGCGTCCGGCTGGGCGGTCACGCGCGCGGCGGTCATCGTCGGCTCGGCCATCCGCTGGCTCGTGCTGCGTGGCCAGCGGGGCCACGACGCCAAGGCGCGGCTCGTGCGCTACGTGCGCGGCCCCCTTCGCCTGGAGCAGTCCGTCCGCCGAGAGCGTGCGTCGTGA
- a CDS encoding O-antigen ligase has translation MTSVPGRLGRGLPVVLLYAALAALALLVGAAAVRQPVPALVVAVAVLAIGLSALRPMVIPLLVLPTLLVVARLDLGGVDLSVSDAALAAAVLPAALLGVRPYSPSMRNLMWLTVVYQASTLFTVIANAYAANLVEWVHAWFLTGGALVVGWGVGRAGWARTAMALVATVASLIGLAVVVQFVINVGQGSFEAVYVQWPYPMHKNFTGTTLGIVAAVAFAAPPWLIPRRAIATALFWWCTLAVLLSQSGQAIIALAVAVGVIVVRSGQARRRSKLILLAAVPAVWVVISLARSELASGNVHNSTSQRLTWFAESWDLWLSSPITGIGLRWWYTDRAPERFQPPNAELEVLTSAGLLGLAGFIVLMVGTLVILWRVEPLYGTVAFVAVLSRFVQGQFDLFWVAVQISLAFAVVGICLGAKASADAESAPRGSLVGEDAPAA, from the coding sequence GTGACCTCCGTACCGGGTCGCCTCGGACGTGGCCTGCCGGTCGTGCTCCTCTACGCAGCGCTGGCGGCCCTTGCCCTCCTCGTCGGAGCGGCGGCCGTGCGCCAGCCCGTGCCCGCCCTGGTCGTCGCCGTCGCCGTGCTCGCCATCGGGCTCAGCGCCCTCCGCCCGATGGTGATCCCGCTGCTGGTCCTGCCCACGCTGCTGGTGGTGGCGCGGCTCGACCTGGGCGGGGTCGACCTGTCCGTGTCCGACGCCGCCCTGGCCGCCGCGGTCCTGCCCGCCGCTCTCCTCGGGGTTCGCCCCTACTCCCCGTCGATGCGCAACCTCATGTGGTTGACCGTGGTCTACCAGGCCAGCACCCTCTTCACGGTCATCGCCAACGCCTACGCCGCCAATCTCGTCGAGTGGGTGCACGCCTGGTTCCTCACCGGCGGAGCCCTCGTCGTCGGATGGGGTGTGGGGCGCGCAGGGTGGGCTCGAACCGCCATGGCGCTCGTCGCGACCGTCGCCAGCCTGATCGGCCTGGCGGTCGTCGTCCAGTTCGTCATCAACGTCGGACAGGGGTCCTTCGAGGCCGTCTACGTGCAGTGGCCCTACCCCATGCACAAGAACTTCACGGGCACGACCCTCGGCATCGTCGCAGCCGTGGCCTTCGCCGCTCCCCCGTGGCTCATCCCGCGGCGGGCCATCGCCACGGCTCTCTTCTGGTGGTGCACCCTCGCGGTGCTGCTCAGCCAGTCCGGTCAGGCCATCATCGCCCTGGCCGTCGCGGTCGGTGTCATCGTCGTGCGCTCCGGCCAGGCACGACGTCGATCGAAGCTGATCCTGCTCGCCGCAGTGCCCGCGGTCTGGGTCGTCATCTCGCTCGCGCGCAGCGAGCTGGCAAGCGGCAACGTCCACAACTCGACGAGCCAGCGGCTCACCTGGTTTGCGGAGTCCTGGGACCTGTGGTTGAGCAGCCCCATCACGGGCATAGGTCTGCGCTGGTGGTACACCGACCGCGCCCCCGAGCGGTTCCAACCGCCCAATGCCGAGCTGGAGGTCCTCACCTCGGCGGGCCTGCTCGGTCTCGCCGGCTTCATCGTCCTCATGGTCGGGACCCTCGTCATCCTCTGGCGCGTGGAGCCGCTCTACGGCACCGTCGCCTTCGTCGCGGTCCTCAGCCGCTTCGTCCAGGGCCAGTTCGACCTCTTCTGGGTGGCCGTCCAGATCTCCCTCGCCTTCGCCGTCGTCGGGATCTGCCTGGGCGCCAAGGCGTCGGCGGACGCGGAATCCGCCCCACGCGGATCTCTCGTGGGAGAGGACGCACCGGCCGCATGA
- a CDS encoding glycosyltransferase family 4 protein, whose translation MKTIIQIAPVIEEGSGVAAVAANLEREWQQLGIATERFTMTEAHGGWIPTPKGGLAAKVAHIVHVVWFSLVGALMARRALAGREDVVTICHNDALVGDVYVNHGIVHAAMEARGARWWRTVRNPVHLFTGARDTLRYGSRHIHAAVVNLVAADDRDLRRFYPRVIPPTTIIGNGVDTDRFTPANPDARARARADMGLTDDDLAIVFIGHEYERKGLPALLDAVAAGPDHWHLVVVGGTPDMVRRLRDSQHGRALGPRLHTVGSTPDPRPHLAAGDVLAFPSAYESYGLVVLEALACGLPVVATATGCVPDVVTSGVNGFVVEADPRSIRSALHDADTADRTAMSRAARSTALEHTWSDVARAYLELFDRVRPVPGGWASR comes from the coding sequence ATGAAGACCATCATCCAGATCGCTCCTGTCATCGAGGAGGGCAGCGGAGTCGCTGCCGTGGCAGCCAACCTCGAGCGGGAGTGGCAGCAGCTCGGCATCGCCACCGAGCGCTTCACGATGACCGAGGCGCACGGGGGCTGGATCCCGACCCCGAAGGGCGGGCTCGCAGCCAAGGTCGCCCACATCGTGCACGTCGTCTGGTTTTCCCTCGTCGGCGCGCTCATGGCCCGCCGAGCGCTCGCCGGCCGCGAGGACGTCGTCACCATCTGCCACAACGACGCGCTCGTGGGCGATGTCTACGTCAACCACGGCATCGTCCACGCGGCCATGGAGGCTCGCGGAGCGAGGTGGTGGCGCACAGTGCGCAACCCGGTGCACCTCTTCACCGGCGCGCGCGACACCCTCCGTTACGGCAGTCGCCACATCCACGCAGCCGTGGTCAACCTCGTCGCTGCCGACGATCGCGACCTGCGCCGGTTCTACCCTCGCGTCATCCCGCCGACCACCATCATCGGCAACGGAGTCGACACCGACCGCTTCACTCCCGCGAACCCCGACGCCAGGGCTCGCGCACGAGCCGACATGGGCCTGACCGACGACGACCTGGCGATCGTCTTCATCGGCCACGAGTACGAGCGCAAGGGCCTGCCCGCACTCCTCGACGCGGTCGCCGCTGGGCCCGATCACTGGCACCTCGTCGTCGTCGGTGGCACGCCCGACATGGTGCGCCGGCTGCGCGACTCGCAGCACGGGCGGGCCCTGGGGCCACGGCTGCACACCGTGGGATCGACACCCGACCCGAGACCGCATCTGGCCGCCGGAGACGTCCTGGCCTTCCCGAGCGCCTACGAGTCCTACGGGCTCGTCGTCCTCGAGGCGCTGGCCTGCGGGCTGCCCGTCGTGGCCACGGCCACGGGGTGCGTCCCGGACGTCGTCACGTCGGGTGTCAACGGCTTCGTCGTCGAGGCCGACCCACGCTCCATCCGCTCGGCGCTGCACGACGCAGACACCGCCGACCGGACGGCGATGTCGCGGGCCGCCCGCAGCACCGCCTTGGAGCACACGTGGAGCGACGTCGCACGCGCGTACCTCGAGCTCTTCGACCGGGTGCGCCCCGTCCCCGGGGGTTGGGCGTCACGATGA